The stretch of DNA attttgttaaatttttgtattattaatttaattattaattagtgttgaggatttttttttaaaagacatttaaaagatataaatCATCTAGAAAttgtggcttttttttttgtataaatttatttaaataaccgGTGGTTTAAtgttagtttaaaaattcaacatcacAATTTTATGCTTATCATctaatcaactaaaaaaaaaaaatacaataaattttatttatcatcattagaCATCGTTAGTCGTTAGTCGAAAGCCTTTGTTCtcgtcgaaaaaaaaaaagagaaaaaagttCCACGTTAATATCTTttcgatgaaaaaataattaaataatatattaataataagttaataattgttgttgttaaaaacatataaataaaaatgtacgtGACATGCAAGTGCTTGAATGTGTCTATCAAGACACGAAgcagtgaatttaaaaatttcaatgaggATGATATTGAGTTATCACCAATTGAACGtgctaatgaattttttaaagaggtatttatcattaatatttaatatttaataatacaattaatttataaatgattaattttatttttttgaatgtttaAAAGAATCTAGCAATGGCCTCGAAACTCGAGGGAATCAACAAGGAACAAAGTGGCCTTGTTGAAAGTGAAAATATTGGCTCGTGGGTtgttaataaatgtaataattgtAACATGTTAACACATGCTGTACACAAAGATCATGGAGCAGCAATGGttctaataaatacaaatatgaTTGTAAGTAATGATAAAtagctaaaataataataatagaaagaCGTATATTATAagctaaatatttaaaattacagatGTCATTTGATGAAATTCAAAAGCTAAAAACAAGTCCAAATTatagtaatatatttaaaataattattgatcatAGTGGTGATGACAGTGAATATCTTCCAGCACCGACAAAATATTCTGTAtctcaattatcaaataatcttCAATTGGCATTGACAAATATTCAACATCAACTTGAACAATCTGTCCAACGAAAATCATcagaaattgaagaaaaaattcgtGAATTTACTGCTGAACAATATCAACACTTGGAGGAATATCGTGAACAGGCACACAAGGAACATCGTCTTTTAGCTAGATTAATATGTAACCAGACATCAACAAAAACACCATcaaaaccaccaccaccaccaacatcatcatcaacaataacaacaacaacaacaacgtcaAAAACTTCAGCATTAATAACACCAGCGCCAACTCCAGTAACActaacatcatcaacaaaaataccaacaccaattaaatataaagaaactATTGATTCTCCAATAGTTAAAAAACCACTTGTAACAAGTGAAACTGATggatcattattaattaatgaaagtAATATTGCTATGAAAAAATCAGGaaatagtttaataaataaacttgttaataaaaatgataaaaaattaaaaacaatatcaaatgataatgatttttatgataatggaGCATTATTTCCACTTGAAGGAATGGATGATACATTGAATGTTGATGCTGCTAATTTGTCAACTGATGAATCTGATACTGAcggtaattatttaattaattttaattgacaatgtGTTATTTGTAATGAATATTAATGGGTCCCATTTTGGGTAGATTCAGGTCAAGATGAGGGAATTCATATACCAAGAGGACAACGAATTGGTCAATCAACTCTTGCCAAATCATTACCTGTTACTGTacctaatttttcatttgttcgTCGAACATTACATGATCAAGATGAAGATCTagtaagtttaattttattaaacattgattcattttaattgattctATGTTgactaatatttattattaatttaatagctACCAATGGATCAACTGGATCCTCATGATATACGTGCCTCGATAAAAGCACTTGCTAAAAGTGTACATGGTGATACAGTCTTTGGTGATTTACCACGTCCAAGATTTTCAACTCAAATCTGACTCTAATGAtccatcaatatcatcatcgtAATCATCATTGTACTGGACATTTGGTTACTAAAACGACATTTAGATATAAGTACTATTCTACGTTAATTATTACTAcaacgttttttttaaaaaataactataatttatatattattatttcgtttttaAAGTATCTTTATCTCactacgtttttttttctttttcttttaaatttttatttaactttttttttttttatacctaaTTAACaagcaataaataataaatcaatatttaaaataataaaacgaaaaaaaaacgaattatttaaatcgaaaaaaaaacgtactggtaaatttgaaattattttttatttttttttacactgttGACTGTCAaatgagataataaaaaacaaaatataaaaaagttagtATACCTGTGGTATTACTAgactcaattatttttaaaaatgaattaaattaatcaacgaaacatatttgaaattaaaaatacaaaattaaatgtagtttttttacaatataataattacactGTTGACACACCACAGTGATTATTGAATCATTTGCCTTTAatgtaattaattgaattaaataataataatatgtaaattgTTAATCCATGACTTGTGGATCAACTCAAGTTATTAATATCaggtttatcaaatattttcaaattaatataaattaatgtaaacGATTAAATTTCAACGTTAATAATTGTGGAACAATGACCATCATAGTACAACAATTTTATGTGATTAttctaattaaatattattatttttttttacattaattattaacttttattattgaaataattttttttttttcctttcttttcTCTTatgagttttattattattatttttaattttaaaaaaattttattattgacgattaatattatgaaaaatttaatgtataaaGTGAGCTTTTTGTGTAATTGctgcaattattattagaaaaaaaaaaaaaaaacaaatcgtttatattctttaaaaaaaattgtttaaaattatttttttataataatttagattatactttttttcgttttttttttttgtttcttagaATTGAgatagtaataattattttttttataatgtcaaatattattgtttataattattaattttttaaatatgaaaaatcatcgtggaatttttttgtttttttttttaatgtatttattggattcaatattgaaaaaaataaaaatgtaagaatacagatttttatttatttatttatttatttattaaattaattaataaagtttttttatatgactGGCAGTTTCGAACAGAGaatccattatttttttgtaataaaatttcgtACTGTTATTCTGGATATTTTGTGTTAGCATTTTACAGTATTGTGCCAGGATAGGagtacaaaattataatacagaaaaataatgGGGTCTCTGCTGGGAGATAATGATAAAGGCAATCTTGAAGATAAtctatgtaaaatttttttgcatacggcatttttcaattttctgtTCATAATGCTTTAAAATTTCTAGTCTTTTTCCAAAACATAATGAATTCTCTGTTCTCAAGTAGAGACTGGTAGAGACATacgtaaaattttttgaaagtttCACGAATAAAAAATCGCAATTCTATAGATCAAAGTTTCTAGTTTCGTCAAATTATATCTCCAAAATCATATATTCTAGATAAACTGCTTGATTTCCATGcgattcattaattaaatatcatcatgATATTTTCGATATCTCGGTacaaatatttctccgaatttcCTCCGTCAGTTCTCCACGTTTTTCCGAAATGACCCACCGTTGGAGGAATTGCCAAgaaatttctccgactttcTTCGACCAGCAATTTACTCCACCTTTCGACTGCCAGTCATTTAAactaacaaaattaaatgaaattaaatgaaacaataaaatagtaggttgataataatatttgaaccTATTAAAACCATCAGCATCGGTGGTTCAGTGGTAGAATGCTCGCCTGCCACGCGGgcgacccgggttcgattcccggccgATGCAACTCTCTCTATTTTTTGCAACTTTTTCCTATAATTTTGACaatcaatttaaacaataattatatagtcatttttaatgtaaacataaaatattcatctaatttttatttatttaaaagtatacacctgataattgttttttacctgaacatttaaattttttgtttcattcaaGCTGATCGCAGTCGTTCTTGCCGAAGGATTcccttgaaaatttattataatatactaGAAATATTACTCAAAAATTTGGCCCATCAAAATTCTAATGCCAAatgttccttttttttaaatttttggtatttgatgatttttttcttgccACAGGCGATTAGGCGAATCGATAAAGGGATttgcttgaaaatttaatatagtaTACTCGAAAAGAtccttaaaaaattaaattatcaaaatttcaaaagaaaatttaaatatctcgGAAATACAATAACCAATAtctctaaaacaaaaaaattaataaataaaaattatatgttatataAATAGTTTCAAGTaagcttgaaaatatttttaactgagTATATTCATTGGTCAATTAGACATTGTTTAATTTCACAACCAATTGTcagaattaaaaatgaaaaaaaaaaaaaactttttaaatataccagtatatattgcaattaaaattatttaaccctTGTATCTTGaccttagaaaaaaaaactaaaacccATTTatctaaaatgtaaataaaatttttttaaaataaacaagtttataattaaaatttataataaaaaaaatatgtttttttaaagacaaaaataagatatttttttattttcttacttcccaaacaaatagaaaaaaaaatattgcatctATTTTTGTACTTCCTCttgatatatatgtatttaaatataacatcATGACTTTGAGAATTTTTAAGTGTCTAAAATGAATTTGACTTGTTCACTGGTCGtaatcaaatttcaaaatgcAATGGACATGTGTTATCTCCCTggaaacacaaaaaatttccctcgatacttgaaaaatttgtaaattcaataaatcaaatataaaaaattgaataaaaaataattaaaatcattaattgcaTCATTTatgattgaatataaaattaataaaaaaaaaaatcaaattttcatattgataaatgaaaaatttatatataatattaaattaccatttgaatttcattgattattttttgttttactagaaaaaaattaatagaggATAGAAAAAGGAAATGagtaaagaaaacaaaaaaaaaaaaaaattcttgccCGGTGAGAAAATCGCGTCGCCAGATGCTATACACTGGCATTCGTTTAAAAAATCCTCTAACATATATCGTATAGTTCTCAAAATACTTTAGGATATCCTGCCGGAAAGTGTAGTTTCTCTCACATTCGTatatgatcaaaaaaaataaataaataattaaaaatataaattttttaatttacattaaatttttgctatttaaataatttttaaaaaattattttgtgagTTTCCTTTCGTTTCATTCACTCCAAGCACATGAATAatcagataaaatttttatataaattattaagagagaaataaatccggtagcttttttttttatttatttattttctcccACTCAAatggatatataaaaaaatcataaaaaataaataagtatagAAGGAAAAAGAAGagaagtataaaataaaaaaaaaaaaaaaaaaaagaggagtAAGGTAAAGTGAGGAACGTGGTGTGTGTCTAACTTACTCTTGCAACCAAAGATAGAGAGCAAAAGCTTTGGTCGAACGTTGTTGCACACATCGAGCTGTAGTATTTATCCAGCAATGTATTTACTGTGAGCGGAAATTAGTATAGAAACCAGTCGAACTAGTCTCAAGACTTGGTACAACCAACCAAGCTAGCCATTGAGGgcattgtttaataaatttttatcattcgaGAAGAATCTTTCAACAAGAATCTcttcaaaaaatcaaatacttttttactatttttatcctttttttaaataccattaaactgttattttttttatcaaagttatgtttattataaactaaatattcaaacaaaaatcTCTAAATgagataagaaataaaaatttctatttagtGATCTATATGTGAGTAATGGAAAACATAAATTTGTGGtgttagaaattttaatttttactatcaaatttcgaaataatgaAGTGACAATTTCTagtgtaattattataattaatttttttttttaattattcatctttaGTACATTGTTAACGTCTAAAAATTTTTGGATTTACATCATGActggaataatattattcaagacatcgtaagtattttttagcactatttaaaaaaaaaaaaatcaaatataatttgagatgaaatatttatttttatctatgtgtttatttttattttatttatatattcacatatTAATATAGATATACACTTGAAGTTTATATTACacattatgaataataataataacaataaataaataatatataaaaaataattcatacacCAAAAATGTAAATACGACATgcgtaaaatttaaaattactatatgATGGAGAAATCGTTTTTATTAACatacacaataaataaatatggtaACATCGACAtagataatcaataaaaaaacaataataataaataaataaaaatttgcatatttcattgacaaataaaaacgaaaaataaacaaattaaatttcgaaaaaaaaaacgacaatttctatagagaaaaaaatttaaaatagaaacgAAATTTTTGTTAGATTAATTTGCATGTTACATCGGTTGATTGGcaatatatgtaaataaacatttgaatttaaaattgccaaataaaaattaaaataagaaatatttcTTGCAAATAATAacgatagaaatttaaaaatcgaaattcatgcagagaaaaaaaaaggaaaagaaaTGAGAAATGCTTGTTggataaatttacatgttacATTGTAACATcaagtaattaaatatatatatatatatgaagatattaatatatgtaataatgataaaatatatttttatatttattgtaaatgatTATGGTATGTATAAAAGGTGTATGAATTTAATGCTCAATCACAGAGCGTAACGGTGCTACGTGAGACACGTAATAACATATAAAGGCGAAAACGGCTTAAAAACacatcaacaaatttaattaatgtatatatatttgttatatatatatatatgtatattatatagtaatgatcatgatgatgatgataatggtgaCGTAGACCGGATTACGATTAATGTGCGCGGATGTAATTACATTATaacgtaaatttaatttatttaccggAAGTTTTAAAAcgtcaatattaaaaatttttaaaaatcaaattgcattaattaattgctaattattatcatctatattatttttttttttttaattattaatatgctttaattatattgatttatttaattcataaaaaaacgcaatattaatcatttttttttcatttattttttagttttaatgtaaaattaattataaatatattttaatttaatgtttaataattttttttaaatattatttaattttgtgtaATAAGGTGATGCTGAGAAGctataaattaatatccaGGCTGTTGACAGTCTGcctggtattattattaatatgtcaATATACAAATCAACATCCAATATGTAAACCAAGTCATGAATATTGGTCATCAGAATTATCATCATGTATTAATTGTACAAAATGTGCACCTGAATTTACAATAAGTCCATGtgctattgataaaaattcagtATGTGGACCATTATCAGCACTGGAACTTGACtggtcatttttaaaaaatcgtagaaaaacaaataatattaatttacaattaaatgatgataataatcatccAGAgagtcttaaaaaaaattataatgataatttaagtCATAGtagtattaataatgattatagtcaatttgatgatttacaaaaacttcaagtaagtttattatttttaattatatatttaaattatacctgtatatttgtatttttttttaaatttattttttttttcttttggtttATTAGATATTACCGGAAGTACCAAATGACCGTCAAATTGACGATTCATATTATTTGCCATGGGATTGGCAAACAAGTGTTTTAGTACTTGCTGTTATTGCttgcattatattttttatggttGCCGGATGTTCAGCATTGATATATGTACGTCAATGGCGTCAAATGAAACGAAATTTTGAGCCaggtaatataaaaaaaaaaaaaaaatatacaataagtcaataaaattaaaattcttggtattaaaataatcaagatattTAGGCTCGTTAAATTGCGGCATATTTAAAAGCTCAATGAATTTCTTGGATTTTAAATCTGAAGATGCaagacgataaaaaaaaaattattcattagagGGCCGATCACGGTTTATCCTTCAGCTGAGTGTCCGGATATGCCGCATCACGTTCATCAAATACTATACCTcttaaaactatttatttatattcatttaaacttttaattgcaatatttaaatattatcataattgccataaaatatttcgattaaaagtaaaatttttcagtgcaaaaatagaaaaatcattTACAGTTTAAAGTGATAGAaattcaagtagaaaaaaaaataatataataaaaatatcatcatcaacaagtcCATgcgaaattttaataaataattttgtttttttttttttcatttgaatatacATTGTGACATGGACATCCCGttgtaaaatcaaataaataattcagttATAATCAGTtcatacaaataaattgtgtacacgtggattaaaaataaaaaaaataaataaacagttaCCAAATTCAAATGCATTATCAcgtttatcatataaaaaaaaaaaaaagaaatttcgtgggaaataaatttgcaaggtatataataaaaaaacatgcgcgaattttaaatattcgagAATTGACCAAGCCAATATatactcaaaataaaaataaatatatttatgtacacTTTGAGCGTGTATACAACAACGTGACATTTAGCCAAGACaagtcaatatattttattagccTTATCCTGAATGATGTATTTATGGAGGTAAACATCAGCTACATTTGTTgcgataaattttaaattttttttttatttgtttaatcgttgtttgttattttttatataatcaatagaccattgtttaaaatatttttttatttatttttttttattaaacaatatgtagttttaatttatttaatgaattattaatttattgtttttattgatcaGTCAACGCATACAATTGACATTAAATTCTTGAGTTTATTtttgctgctttttttttttacatttaaatatttaattgttataattaatcgcatgtaattttttttttttattcaatttaaatttttaaacaatggcAATAATTGTACGTGTATTTTTTCATAGctgggttttttttatttatttatttttttgatagaaaaaaaaaggttttaatttgatggaaaaaaaaagctcgagtTAACGTTTCGAAATTATATTtctaagagaaaaaaaaattatttaataccaAGAATGTATATGTGAATAGagtaattaatgaaaaaaaaataattaaattttattgcagCTGGTCTTGAGGAGATATCAGCTCGACTGAATTTAATGGTCAAAGCTGAACTTGCTGAGTTGAGTGCTGGTGCACCAATGAGTCCTGGTGACCCTGAGACAAGGTGCCaatatcttgaaaaattattaggtaaataaaatattatttatttagattcattgtgtatatgtaaataaaaaaaataaaaatatttacacacaGTGAAACTCGTTGAATGAATTCCCTCAACGAAAGCTTGAAACGGTTACGCGCAATTCgtgatttgaattaaaatattaagtgtaatttattattgtgcgAAATGAAATGTATATAGAGACTGTTTTACGTGGCGGTATATGCctctataattattatctttttatctttatttttttttaatttgtttttattattctcccttatattttcatcaacttcAAGCTCTCACATATCATGCCGACTTTCATTCATCAATTTACATCTTaccacatttaaaaaattatttttttttaacttaaataatagcttgttataaattaacaataaatattataattattcaaaaatatatatttgaaaaaattattttaaataaacacttGACATAAatgtttatgtaatttaaatttttacatttttaaaatgttttatttatcaattaaaaaatatattaaatattgaaatttttataaataataattgcatgtagttattgtgtttatttaaaattatttgatcaaatattgaataatactttgtttattttaaaataaaaggaatttgaaaaaattat from Aphidius gifuensis isolate YNYX2018 linkage group LG4, ASM1490517v1, whole genome shotgun sequence encodes:
- the LOC122855502 gene encoding protein ENL-like isoform X1, with protein sequence MYVTCKCLNVSIKTRSSEFKNFNEDDIELSPIERANEFFKENLAMASKLEGINKEQSGLVESENIGSWVVNKCNNCNMLTHAVHKDHGAAMVLINTNMIMSFDEIQKLKTSPNYSNIFKIIIDHSGDDSEYLPAPTKYSVSQLSNNLQLALTNIQHQLEQSVQRKSSEIEEKIREFTAEQYQHLEEYREQAHKEHRLLARLICNQTSTKTPSKPPPPPTSSSTITTTTTTSKTSALITPAPTPVTLTSSTKIPTPIKYKETIDSPIVKKPLVTSETDGSLLINESNIAMKKSGNSLINKLVNKNDKKLKTISNDNDFYDNGALFPLEGMDDTLNVDAANLSTDESDTDDSGQDEGIHIPRGQRIGQSTLAKSLPVTVPNFSFVRRTLHDQDEDLLPMDQLDPHDIRASIKALAKSVHGDTVFGDLPRPRFSTQI
- the LOC122855505 gene encoding tumor necrosis factor receptor superfamily member wengen-like, whose amino-acid sequence is MLRSYKLISRLLTVCLVLLLICQYTNQHPICKPSHEYWSSELSSCINCTKCAPEFTISPCAIDKNSVCGPLSALELDWSFLKNRRKTNNINLQLNDDNNHPESLKKNYNDNLSHSSINNDYSQFDDLQKLQILPEVPNDRQIDDSYYLPWDWQTSVLVLAVIACIIFFMVAGCSALIYVRQWRQMKRNFEPAGLEEISARLNLMVKAELAELSAGAPMSPGDPETRCQYLEKLLDRKRETPVLAGWPETGGNLYIEAGETPKTSRNKRAQIAQIHRNIESILSHKNIQE
- the LOC122855502 gene encoding uncharacterized protein LOC122855502 isoform X2; the protein is MYVTCKCLNVSIKTRSSEFKNFNEDDIELSPIERANEFFKENLAMASKLEGINKEQSGLVESENIGSWVVNKCNNCNMLTHAVHKDHGAAMVLINTNMIMSFDEIQKLKTSPNYSNIFKIIIDHSGDDSEYLPAPTKYSVSQLSNNLQLALTNIQHQLEQSVQRKSSEIEEKIREFTAEQYQHLEEYREQAHKEHRLLARLICNQTSTKTPSKPPPPPTSSSTITTTTTTSKTSALITPAPTPVTLTSSTKIPTPIKYKETIDSPIVKKPLVTSETDGSLLINESNIAMKKSGNSLINKLVNKNDKKLKTISNDNDFYDNGALFPLEGMDDTLNVDAANLSTDESDTDGQDEGIHIPRGQRIGQSTLAKSLPVTVPNFSFVRRTLHDQDEDLLPMDQLDPHDIRASIKALAKSVHGDTVFGDLPRPRFSTQI